The Pseudomonas azadiae genome contains a region encoding:
- a CDS encoding ABC transporter permease, whose product MAIAIPTLKQRLARAERLNRWKAQALIAPLVLFLLLVFLVPIVALLFKSVGNPEVVAGLPRTVVAVTAWDGRGLPGEPVYQALTEDLGEARKNQTLGDLSKRLNMELAGYRSLLTKTARALPFSEVPGSYKEALENLDERWGDPAYWQAIRRNTSSVTPFYLLAAVDHRIDDLGEVAPATPDQAIYLDIFARTFWMGLVITAICLLLAYPLAYLLANLPARKSNLLMILVLLPFWTSILVRVAAWIVLLQSGGLINSALMGMGLIDSPLELVFNRTGVYISMVHILLPFMILPIYSVMKGISPTYMRAAISLGCHPFASFWRVYFPQTYAGVGAGCLLVFILAIGYYITPALLGSPNDQMVSYFVAFYTNTSINWGMATALGGLLLLATVVLYLIYNRLVGASRLRLS is encoded by the coding sequence ATGGCCATTGCCATTCCCACCCTCAAGCAGCGCCTGGCGCGTGCCGAACGGCTTAACCGCTGGAAGGCCCAGGCCTTGATCGCACCGCTGGTGCTGTTTTTGCTGCTGGTATTCCTGGTGCCGATCGTTGCGCTGCTGTTCAAGAGTGTCGGCAACCCGGAGGTGGTGGCCGGTTTGCCGCGTACCGTCGTGGCCGTAACGGCCTGGGATGGGCGTGGCTTGCCGGGCGAGCCGGTGTACCAGGCACTCACCGAGGACTTGGGCGAAGCACGCAAAAACCAGACGCTGGGCGATCTGTCCAAACGCTTGAACATGGAACTGGCCGGCTATCGCAGCCTGTTGACCAAAACCGCGCGGGCGCTGCCGTTCAGCGAAGTGCCCGGCTCCTATAAAGAAGCGCTGGAAAACCTCGACGAACGCTGGGGTGACCCGGCGTACTGGCAGGCGATCCGGCGCAATACCAGCAGCGTGACACCGTTCTACCTGCTGGCGGCCGTCGACCACCGCATCGACGATCTCGGCGAGGTCGCACCGGCCACGCCGGACCAGGCAATTTACCTGGACATCTTTGCCCGCACCTTCTGGATGGGCCTGGTGATCACGGCGATCTGCCTGCTGCTGGCCTATCCCCTGGCGTACCTGCTGGCCAACCTGCCTGCGCGTAAAAGCAACTTGCTGATGATCCTGGTGTTGTTGCCGTTCTGGACGTCGATCCTGGTGCGCGTGGCGGCGTGGATCGTGTTGCTGCAGTCCGGTGGGCTGATCAACAGCGCGCTCATGGGCATGGGGCTGATCGACAGTCCGCTGGAGCTGGTGTTCAACCGCACCGGGGTCTACATCTCCATGGTGCATATCCTGCTGCCGTTCATGATTCTGCCGATCTACAGCGTAATGAAGGGCATCTCGCCCACTTACATGCGCGCGGCGATTTCCCTGGGCTGTCATCCGTTCGCCAGTTTCTGGCGCGTGTATTTCCCACAGACCTACGCCGGCGTGGGCGCCGGCTGCCTGTTGGTGTTCATCCTGGCGATTGGTTACTACATCACCCCGGCATTGCTGGGCAGCCCGAACGACCAGATGGTCAGTTACTTCGTGGCGTTCTACACCAACACCAGCATCAACTGGGGCATGGCAACGGCGTTGGGTGGCTTGCTGCTGCTGGCGACCGTGGTGCTGTACCTGATCTATAACCGGCTGGTGGGCGCCAGTCGCCTGCGCCTGAGCTAA
- a CDS encoding ABC transporter substrate-binding protein, translating to MLRSLKYSALALGLIGATQAMAGPDLTVVSFGGANKAAQVKAFYAPWEKAGNGKIVAGEYNGEMAKVKAMVDTKSVSWDLVEVESPELSRGCDEDMFEPLDPKLFGNSADYVKGAIQPCGVGFFVWSTVLAYNADKLTSAPTSWADFWDTKKFPGKRGLRKGAKYTLEFALMADGVAPKDVYKVLAGKDGQDRAFKKLDELKPSIQWWEAGAQPPQYLASGDVVMSSAYNGRIAAVQKESNLKVVWNGGIYDFDAWAIPKGLDKDRAEAAKKFIAFSVQPQQQKTYSENIAYGPANTQAVPLLAKDILKDMPTTPENIANQVQIDVSFWADNGEQLEQRFNSWAAK from the coding sequence ATGTTGAGATCCCTTAAGTATTCAGCGCTGGCGCTTGGCTTGATCGGCGCGACCCAGGCCATGGCGGGCCCGGACCTGACGGTCGTGTCCTTCGGCGGCGCGAACAAGGCGGCCCAGGTCAAGGCCTTCTATGCACCGTGGGAAAAGGCCGGCAATGGCAAGATTGTCGCCGGCGAGTACAACGGTGAAATGGCCAAGGTCAAGGCCATGGTCGACACCAAGAGCGTGTCCTGGGACCTGGTGGAAGTCGAATCGCCGGAACTGTCCCGTGGCTGTGACGAAGACATGTTCGAGCCGTTGGACCCGAAACTGTTCGGCAACAGCGCCGACTACGTGAAAGGCGCGATCCAGCCATGCGGCGTGGGCTTTTTCGTATGGTCGACCGTGCTGGCCTACAACGCCGACAAACTCACCAGCGCGCCGACCAGTTGGGCGGATTTCTGGGACACCAAGAAATTCCCGGGCAAGCGCGGCCTGCGTAAAGGCGCCAAGTACACCCTGGAATTCGCGCTGATGGCCGACGGTGTAGCGCCCAAGGACGTCTATAAAGTGCTGGCCGGCAAGGATGGCCAGGACCGAGCGTTCAAGAAACTCGACGAACTCAAGCCGTCGATCCAGTGGTGGGAAGCCGGTGCACAGCCGCCGCAGTACCTCGCCTCGGGTGACGTGGTGATGAGCTCGGCCTACAACGGCCGGATCGCCGCCGTGCAGAAAGAAAGCAACCTGAAAGTGGTGTGGAACGGCGGCATCTACGACTTTGACGCCTGGGCCATTCCCAAAGGCCTGGACAAGGACCGCGCTGAGGCGGCGAAAAAATTCATCGCCTTCTCGGTGCAGCCGCAGCAGCAGAAGACCTATTCGGAAAACATCGCCTACGGCCCGGCCAACACCCAAGCCGTGCCGCTGCTGGCCAAGGACATCCTCAAGGACATGCCGACCACCCCGGAAAACATCGCCAACCAGGTGCAGATCGACGTGAGCTTCTGGGCGGACAACGGCGAGCAGTTGGAGCAGCGCTTCAATTCATGGGCGGCCAAGTAA